Sequence from the Botrytis cinerea B05.10 chromosome 12, complete sequence genome:
ATGCTGCGAAGGGAATGCTGCGTTGAAGATTGGAAACTGCTGACCACAAACATAAAGCCAAAATCTGAATTGATGGTTGAGTGTGGAGATCTTATGTGGTGCCCGAAAGAAAGTTACCTCGGGCTGCAAATGGCGATCAGAGAGGGGGACTTGATGTAGCTCACACTGAAATATTATGCGCACCATTACGATGGAATGATTACtttagatttgataattgagTCCGTTGTAACTAAAGGTACCCAAAAATATCTAATTTGACTTCTAGACAAGTGGGAACTGAATCAAATGTTGGGGTTTCATTGGCGCATTAATTGTCGAAATGGGGTTGGGGACACAAACTCAATACCGAGTACAGTACACACAGAGACACTCCTAGAACACACTATTGTGTCGaattaagaaagaaaacaagcaagcaagcaagcttTCATTAAGAAATGTGCTTGCACATCACATTACGGCTCTCAGAACCGTATCATCACCAATTTACGCCACCCACTTTCACCTCTTCTTTCGTATTCGTCGCAACTCGACGTACCAAGTAGATTAAGAACTTAAGGTGAAAAGGGGTGTGGGGGAAAGGTAATTCAAAAACGCTCTGGAGAAATAAGGTCTGGGAGGGGGGAATGAACACAGATCGTTACCTTGTCCCAACAATGATGATTGTCGCCCTTTAAAATTTCTTAAATTTTTCCCGGTCACACCAGCCTCGGAGGAGGGGTCGATTTGGGTTGAGCTGGGGTGAGCTGGGTTGACCTGAGGGGGGCCCTGATGATCACTCATTTGAGAATTTCGACTCTAGGGATGTGGAATCTGGATTGTCTTGACAACTTCCTGAATAACTCGTTCATGTGTGCTACACTACTAAAAGACAATAGTAGAGATCGTATCCCTGATCCCGTTTTCTTGGAGGGTGATTTATTGCGCAAGTTCATGGACTAGAACACTAGAACTCTGCTGACAAGATTGAGAACTGCCAATTGCAGGATAGAGCCGTCTCCTACCGAGTGGACTGTCTTTCCTGCTGTCCAATCCTTTTCAACCCACTGAATAGAGTTGACGGATGGCAAATATTAAGATTTCGCCAGAGACTCACTCCACTCCGTTCTCCACTCCACCAACAGCTAGCTAGCTAAACGAGCTACTATTACATATTTGGACCCCATGTCAACCTCAACCAAGTCCTTGATTTCATGGCAAAACGAAACAATGGACTTATCAAAGTGCTGTTGGAGAGAACGAAAGAAAAACGATAAGTGATATTGTGTTTGCCATACGCCATACATCTATTGTCACTGGCCGCCCTCATTTAGATTGAGTATCATTGGttgagagatggaatttCAACAAAAATTGCAAACCTTGCTcacaccaaccaccaaccaccagAGCATCCTTGATGATTCAATCTTCGATTTCAAGATTTTCGGAAAAAGTATGACCGAAGAAAAAGACATTCGGAGGTGATGCCGCCGTGGGGTAGGCTCTCCGAGACCAAAAGACCAGCATCTGCACACCCTGGACCTATTCGCTGATTTTCTTAATCCTTGTTCTCTCCACAACCTGAGATCAATAAACCTTTGGAAAAGAATATGCCTCTTATCCTTTACCGGTACTTCATGCGAACCCCGCCATATAGTCCACTCAGTTTATTAGTTCATGAGCTCATGCTTAGAGATATTGCCCTGTCATCTTGTGGCTACTATTTTAGCTTTTTATTTCCCCTTCCAAGACAGTCCTGCTGATATACAGGGAGCCAAGGTGTATGTCAATTACATGCCGTTTTCAGGAGATATAGATGCTCGAATCGCACTCTCTAAATCCTTTTAGAACCTTATTtacttcttccatcttctggACAGCTCGTTAGCCATCAACCTTTAAATCTGTCAATCATTAACAGAGCTTCCATCGCAGCTAGATTAAGCCTCCCCAAACCAACCTTGTTCTAGCAACTTTGTTTGCACATCAACTCCAAAATGCTTTCCAATCCCCTTCATCGTTTCTCGGCGTATAATACTATGCCCTCGAACAATATGTTGTCTAACGGACACTTACCGTCCAGTCATATGCACACTTCAGGCTTAGACACTCTTGCTCATGGCTCACAATATGCTATCTCACAGCTTCACCAACAGCAAGTGGACATTCGTCAAAACTCACAGAGTCACAGAAATGCTACTTCAAAACATCGTCAGCATCCTTATGCAATGGGAATGCCAGGAGGCAACGCTACACCTGCCAGAGCGACCGGGAATTCTGGACCAATTCGAAGAAGAATTAGCAGAGCTTGCGATCAGTGTAATCAACTCAGGACTAAATGCGATGGTCAAAGTCCCTGCGCTCATTGTGTCGGTAAGtattttcattgaaatcTAACGGATACGGCTCATGAGGACATAGAATTTGGACTAGGATGCGAGTATATTCGTGAACGAAAAAAGCGAGGAAAAGCTTCCCGAAAAGATCTTGCACAACAAGCAGCCGCTGCCGCTGCTGCCAATGGACAAAAGTCGCCTACTGATCAATCGTCCGAAGAGAGATCGCCAGTGGAGTCCCGCAATGATCCATCTTCCGCCATTTCCATGACAAACGAAAATGTTGAATTCCCACGACATACACCATCTAGGTCTTTAAGTCTTAACACAGCCGCCGTTGAAAAGCCTTCAGCTCGAGAATTGATGAAAGGAAGAATTCGTGCCGGTAGTCTCGAAAGCCTCACAGAAGTACCATCCCAAGGACATCCGCCCCACGTTAGCCGCGCAGACGTCGATCAAATCGGCAGTCCTGGGTCCCTGAATTTACATGGCTATTCAAGCATGCACGGTTACCGCTCTACTTTAAATCCCCACATGATGAACGGCAGTGGCAGTCATGCAAACTTTAACACGTCGCAGACCGGTTATTCAGATCTACCCTATGCTATACAGGGCCAAAGCCCGCCTAATTTTACGGGTAATACCCAAGGTCAGTTTCGTTTAGCCGAAAGCCCTTTGACCGGTTTTCCTATGGGCTCTGAGGCCCCTTCACCCGGTGGGTGGATGTCATTACCCTCTCCTTCAAACCAGTACCAACACGTGACACATCAGAACTTCAATGCGCCTCTACGATATCCCGTGCTACAGCCATTGGTACCTCACCTTGGCAGTATCATCCCCATACCTTTAGCTTGTGATTTACTCGAATTATATTTCGCAAGCTCGTCATCAGCTTTGATGCACCCTACCTCTCCTTATATTCTCGGTTACGTCTTTCGCAAACACTCGATACTTCACCCCACGAAACCTCGGCAATGTACGCCTGCCTTACTTGCTAGCATTTTATGGGTTGTGGCACAAACTAGTGACGCAGCTTTTCTAACAGCCAGTCCATCATCTCGTGGACGAATTTGTCAAAAGTTACTCGAACTTACTGTCGGTCTCCTTAAACCTCTTATTCATGGAACGTCCGGAAGCAACGAATCTGCTTCCAATTTTTCTAATACTGTCATTAATGGCGTGGCGCTGGGTGGTCTTGGTGTAGCGATGCCCGGTTCGGTATCTACAGATGCACTGAATGAAACAGGTGCTTTTGGTGCAGCGGGAACTCTTGACGATGTTATAACTTATATTCATCTCGCCACTGTCGTTTCCGCTAGTGAGTACAAAGGAGCGAGCCTGCGTTGGTGGAATGCGGCTTGGTCATTGGCTCGTGAACTTAAATTAGGAAGGGAATTACCCCACCATCCAGCACCAATGGCTCCAGAACAACCAAATGAAGGAGCCAATGATGTGGATGCTGacggagaagatgatgatgaattacCTCGAACTCCAGGATCGATAAccgaagaagagagagaagaaaggagaaggataTGGTGGCTTTGTTATACCGTGGACAGGCACCTCGCATTATGTTACAACAGGCCACTCTTTCTGTTAGATATAGAATGTGATGGTCTTCTCCAGCCAATGGATGATGCATTATGGCAGGCTGGAGAATACTATACTGGTGATTCAAGCATTCATATTACTTCCCCTTCGGGCACTCATCGTATACGGACGCGCGGACCTAACTTTGAGTGTACTGGACATAGTATATTCGGATACTTCCTACCCCTAATGACGATCCTCGGCGAGATCGTAGATCTCTACCACGCCAAAAACCATCCTCGATTCGGCATTGGCTTTCGTTCTGCTCGCGAGTGGGATGATCATGCTAATGAAATCGCAAAACAACTCGATGCCTATGGTCAAAGTCTACGAAATTTCGAATCCGAACAAATTCCTCCCTTGCCGGATGATCAAACTGAAAACATGGAAGGCAAcaattcatcctcttcacCAAATAAAACTCTCGAACGCAACGATGCCGGCTCTCCTTCAGTTCATTCAGTTCACACCGTATCCTCAAGTCACGTCTCCGAAGCCAATATCCAAACGCGGATTGTGGTGGCTTATGGTACACATGTCATGCATGTTCTTCACATCTTATTAACGGGAAAATGGGACCCAATTTCTTTACTTGACGATAACGACCTATGGATCTCGTCGCAAAGTTTCATCAACGCGACAGGTCATGCTGTTAGTGCAGCAGAAGCCATAAATAACATTTTGGAATATGATCCCGGGTTGGAGTTTATGCCGTTTTTCTTTGGTGTGTATTTGTTGCAGGGTAGCTTTCTGTTGTTACTCATTGCCGATAAACTTCAGGTATGTTTGATTCTGTGCTTATTCTTCGCTGCCTACATCTTTTCCGAAATATGATGTGAATCATTAAACTAACATCAATAAATAGGTCGAAGCATCACCCAGCGTGGTAAAAGCCTGTGAAACCATCGTCCGAGCCCACGAAGCCTGTGTCGCGACGCTGAATACAGAATACCAGGTTAGTTCCGCCTTGATTCATTGACTCATTaacccctctcttctccctctctccacaCTCTATATCACATCCATAGAAAACTAACACAATACCCCAGCGCAATTTCCGCAAAGTAATGCGCTCAGCACTCGCACAGGTGCGCGGCCGTATCCCAGAAGACTTCAACGAGCAACAGTTGAAACGGAGAGAAGTGCTCTCTCTATATCGTTGGACGGGCGATGGAACGGGTTTAGCTTTATGATTTTTTccttgcttcttcttttctctctctctcttgatGTGTTTGCGCTTTTACTTTCTCACAGTGCGCGATGAATTGGACGGAATGGGACGGGACGGGATAGGCAGGGAAGGCAAGGGATGGATATCGGACTGGGaacatgaatatgaatatggatCTTGGAGACCCCCTACTGGAAACCTGAAAATGGAACgggcaagaaaagaaacggaaaggaaaggaaaggaaattcATGAAATGGACAGGAAATCACGACATGGCATTCAAAGAAAACAGAGATTTGATGACCTGGAGttggatgtgtgtgtgtgttttttatatacataAATCTTACTCGAtgcagatatatatatgatctTTTCTGGTGTTTATGATtcaaatgtatatatatactatgtAAAATCCTTTCCTGCCTATTTTCACTTTGTATCTGCgttggattttgaaattgagaatGCGAGATGAGGATTGTTTTTCGAATAAGTATATACATGAGCAACTGCGATTTGTATGTAACTCTTTTGCTTGTGTTCATCATTCATCTGGAACGTTTTGTAGATCTCAACGCTGTCTTCTGCTATTAACACCATAAATCAAAACATGCTGTGTGAATATTGCAGCTGTGGAATAGGAGTTTTGACAAATGCATACCatagtatatattttttctttcgttgTGTATACTTGAAACTATCGACAAATTATCATTACTTCTCATTCCAAATTACCATCCCATACtacaatatatacaaatcttcattcatctcatctcatcattgaATACAAGTCGCTCATCAATCGGTCAACCACCAAACCATGCGCCAAGCAATGCTCGCTCATTCGCTCATATAATAGGCAATCCACACATAGCccaatcaacaaacaaataccaagaaagaaaggaaatctCTAGCCCAGCGACTAAGTGAGTAATTCGCCAAATTTTCGCCCACAACATCTGCTAACCCCCAGTAAATAGTATATACACTCATGTACTCGCAATATCATGAGGTAAATTAATGGCGTCTGGATCGATTGCGGTTTCCGTCAATCTCAACGCCTCTTCCACATCTTTGACGAAATGTTCTCTGCCCCCACAAGTTTCCAAAATCCCACTTCGTTCCAACAATTTCCAAATATGAGTTCCTTCCTGAGGACCACGAGAGAAGAATACTCTAACACCTCTATTTCTATATCCCCTTACGATTTCTTCTAAAACCTGTGTACCCGAACCATCAAGTCCTGTGACGccatgaatatcaaaaataatgttTTTGTTGTGTTCAGGAGACCGTACGCGAGGTAGTGCAGGATGGGCATTGTTTGTACCGTATAATTCTAATCGTCTCAGTCGATTTTTGAGATCACCGGTGTTTGCGAAGGTAAGTGGTTCGGGGATTTTAACAATGAGACATCCCTCGATAAACTCAAGCTTCTCTGGGTTGTCTTCCGCGTTTTCGAAACGATTGGTGCCAGGAATACGGCCTAGAATTTGGATACGAGGACGAGTGGAGTGTTTGATAACggagagaagggagagaCCGACTCCGATGGCGATACCAAGGGTAAGTGAGTAAAAAATAGTCGAGGCGAAGATAATAAACATGAGGCCCAGTTCAGTATATCCACGAATTCGGATGAAAAATGCTATGTCGTGAGGAGCTTCTTCGATTAAAGAATAGGCTACCACTGTGATCATGGAGGAGAGAACCGCTTTCTAAGGGGATATTAGCTCAAGGAAAACCCTATAGGAAAGCATGGAGGCATACCGGAAGATAATAGAATGCAGGCAAGAGGAACATGATGCAGAGCACGGTTAACAAACTCAAGAAAATGCTACTCATGGGAGTTTTTCCACCAGTGCTAGCATTGACTTTGCTTCGACCATACCCACCAAATGCAGGAACAGCTTGAAAGCAACCACCAACTAAATTTGCAACTCCAAGAGCGACCAGTTCTCGATTCGGACTGAGTTGGACTCCTTGGATCATGTCTTTACCCTCTGCACCAGCAAGGCTTTTAGCCGCTACGGACGACTCGAAGAAACCGAGAAGCGCGATCAGGAAAGAAGTTCCCATAGATTCTCGGACATGCTTCATGTGGGAAATTTGGAATGGCCATCTGAAAGTAAATGGCGCTCCGCCGGTCGATTTTACTTCTCCAAGGATCTGGACTCCAAGGTCTTCCCAATTATATTGCCAGGCTAGAATGGCCGAAATAACCACAACTAGAAATCTGTCTGGTATATATGCAACACTTGGATATCGAGGCTGAAGGCGCTTTTTCATCTCTCTAAGTCAAATTAGTAGTGAGCGAAACTAAGATTTTTGGTTCGACATACCTGAAGATcataatgataataaaacTGACACCAGCAACAACACAAGTAAGCTTATGCGCTTTGCTTGCATTGCGAATCAAAAAGCCCAACTTGTCAACACTACTGCCATGAGCGACACCTCCCATTTCATCTGCCAGTGCTGCCAATCCCATCTCTGGTATTAATTGATCAACCATGATAACAAAACCGATCGCAGAGATAAACCCTCTTAAGAATGGTCTGCTCAACACACTGTCCAGGAATCCCAGGCGAGTTAAGCCAGCAATGAAGATTACTGCTCCTGCCATACCGGTAACAATACCGGCAACTCTCGCGTGCATTAAATCGTCTTCTTCGCCCCCATTGCCGATATCAACAGTAGATTTTACAACCGTGCCAACTAACAGACTTCCTGCGGCTTCAGGACCAACCACCATTTGTGGACAGCTTCCAAATATAGCATATATGAGTGGGTTGAAAACAAAAGCGTAAAGACCATTGATTGG
This genomic interval carries:
- the BcxlnR gene encoding BcxlnR, coding for MLSNPLHRFSAYNTMPSNNMLSNGHLPSSHMHTSGLDTLAHGSQYAISQLHQQQVDIRQNSQSHRNATSKHRQHPYAMGMPGGNATPARATGNSGPIRRRISRACDQCNQLRTKCDGQSPCAHCVEFGLGCEYIRERKKRGKASRKDLAQQAAAAAAANGQKSPTDQSSEERSPVESRNDPSSAISMTNENVEFPRHTPSRSLSLNTAAVEKPSARELMKGRIRAGSLESLTEVPSQGHPPHVSRADVDQIGSPGSLNLHGYSSMHGYRSTLNPHMMNGSGSHANFNTSQTGYSDLPYAIQGQSPPNFTGNTQGQFRLAESPLTGFPMGSEAPSPELQCASTISRATAIGTSPWQYHPHTFSL
- the BcxlnR gene encoding BcxlnR, translating into MLSNPLHRFSAYNTMPSNNMLSNGHLPSSHMHTSGLDTLAHGSQYAISQLHQQQVDIRQNSQSHRNATSKHRQHPYAMGMPGGNATPARATGNSGPIRRRISRACDQCNQLRTKCDGQSPCAHCVEFGLGCEYIRERKKRGKASRKDLAQQAAAAAAANGQKSPTDQSSEERSPVESRNDPSSAISMTNENVEFPRHTPSRSLSLNTAAVEKPSARELMKGRIRAGSLESLTEVPSQGHPPHVSRADVDQIGSPGSLNLHGYSSMHGYRSTLNPHMMNGSGSHANFNTSQTGYSDLPYAIQGQSPPNFTGNTQELQCASTISRATAIGTSPWQYHPHTFSL
- the BcxlnR gene encoding BcxlnR, whose translation is MLSNPLHRFSAYNTMPSNNMLSNGHLPSSHMHTSGLDTLAHGSQYAISQLHQQQVDIRQNSQSHRNATSKHRQHPYAMGMPGGNATPARATGNSGPIRRRISRACDQCNQLRTKCDGQSPCAHCVEFGLGCEYIRERKKRGKASRKDLAQQAAAAAAANGQKSPTDQSSEERSPVESRNDPSSAISMTNENVEFPRHTPSRSLSLNTAAVEKPSARELMKGRIRAGSLESLTEVPSQGHPPHVSRADVDQIGSPGSLNLHGYSSMHGYRSTLNPHMMNGSGSHANFNTSQTGYSDLPYAIQGQSPPNFTGNTQGQFRLAESPLTGFPMGSEAPSPGGWMSLPSPSNQYQHVTHQNFNAPLRYPVLQPLVPHLGSIIPIPLACDLLELYFASSSSALMHPTSPYILGYVFRKHSILHPTKPRQCTPALLASILWVVAQTSDAAFLTASPSSRGRICQKLLELTVGLLKPLIHGTSGSNESASNFSNTVINGVALGGLGVAMPGSVSTDALNETGAFGAAGTLDDVITYIHLATVVSASEYKGASLRWWNAAWSLARELKLGRELPHHPAPMAPEQPNEGANDVDADGEDDDELPRTPGSITEEEREERRRIWWLCYTVDRHLALCYNRPLFLLDIECDGLLQPMDDALWQAGEYYTVYSDTSYP
- the BcxlnR gene encoding BcxlnR — its product is MLSNPLHRFSAYNTMPSNNMLSNGHLPSSHMHTSGLDTLAHGSQYAISQLHQQQVDIRQNSQSHRNATSKHRQHPYAMGMPGGNATPARATGNSGPIRRRISRACDQCNQLRTKCDGQSPCAHCVEFGLGCEYIRERKKRGKASRKDLAQQAAAAAAANGQKSPTDQSSEERSPVESRNDPSSAISMTNENVEFPRHTPSRSLSLNTAAVEKPSARELMKGRIRAGSLESLTEVPSQGHPPHVSRADVDQIGSPGSLNLHGYSSMHGYRSTLNPHMMNGSGSHANFNTSQTGYSDLPYAIQGQSPPNFTGNTQGQFRLAESPLTGFPMGSEAPSPGGWMSLPSPSNQYQHVTHQNFNAPLRYPVLQPLVPHLGSIIPIPLACDLLELYFASSSSALMHPTSPYILGYVFRKHSILHPTKPRQCTPALLASILWVVAQTSDAAFLTASPSSRGRICQKLLELTVGLLKPLIHGTSGSNESASNFSNTVINGVALGGLGVAMPGSVSTDALNETGAFGAAGTLDDVITYIHLATVVSASEYKGASLRWWNAAWSLARELKLGRELPHHPAPMAPEQPNEGANDVDADGEDDDELPRTPGSITEEEREERRRIWWLCYTVDRHLALCYNRPLFLLDIECDGLLQPMDDALWQAGEYYTGDSSIHITSPSGTHRIRTRGPNFECTGHSIFGYFLPLMTILGEIVDLYHAKNHPRFGIGFRSAREWDDHANEIAKQLDAYGQSLRNFESEQIPPLPDDQTENMEGNNSSSSPNKTLERNDAGSPSVHSVHTVSSSHVSEANIQTRIVVAYGTHVMHVLHILLTGKWDPISLLDDNDLWISSQSFINATGHAVSAAEAINNILEYDPGLEFMPFFFGVYLLQGSFLLLLIADKLQVEASPSVVKACETIVRAHEACVATLNTEYQRNFRKVMRSALAQVRGRIPEDFNEQQLKRREVLSLYRWTGDGTGLAL